DNA sequence from the Manihot esculenta cultivar AM560-2 chromosome 11, M.esculenta_v8, whole genome shotgun sequence genome:
atatagtcaagtttgcttggaaagatttgaaattatggtaattaattatttatgggtttttaatattaatatttgcaaaaacgatggagccaattgagaaaaaatagcaatgcagcacatggtaatatttttaaatccttGGTTTtggggatgttcagagatgaaatatttattctaaattagaatttagtaagaaagaaagtaattatatatatagtcaagtttacttggaaagatttgaagttatggtaattaagtatttatggtttttaatattaatatttgcaaaaaaatgATGGAGCCAATCGGAAAAAAAAACATGGCAATGCAtgctaatatttttaattgcttAATTTCGGGGAATGTCTTTCCTCTTCATCAATCATCACAACGTACAGGCCATTTCCCCATTTCTGACTTCTCCATCTCCATTAATGGAGAGGCCGCTCATCGTAGTATCAGACTCAGAGGTTCGTCTAGACTTTATGCTCAATTTCAAATGCCGAGCCAACGTCCGCCTCAGGTCTCTCTCCGCCACTACCCCAATAGCATTCAAGGTCCAAACTTCAGCGCGCACAAGTTCCTGGTTAATCCACCAACTGGGCTTATCCCTCCTTCATCCTCTACCATCTTTCAAATCATACTCAGACCACAAACCCATCTCCCATCCTCTTTCCCTCGTTCTCCCTCCGACCGTTTCCTCCCAATTCATCCGATTTGACTAACCCCGATTCTCTCAACTCATGGTTCTCTTCCCTTCCTCTCTGGTCAACTCAAGATTTTAAGCTCAAGGTTGCCTTCGTCGGTCCGTTTCTTCTCCGGCACGCTGTCAGCAGTGGGGATGTTAACTCTGTGAAGAATATAATAAAGAGGCAGAGGTCGATACTTTCTGAGTTGTCACCGAGAGAGGCTGAGTCGCTCCTTCGAGTTGCTACTGAGTTGGCTGACCCTGAGGGTATGGTGAACTTACTGCTTGAAGCTGGGTTGAAGATTGACGCACGGGCGAAAGCGGATGATGTGGGCTTTCATCAAATGGACGCAAAGTGGCAATCCAAAGGCTGGTGCGAGCTGCACGTGGCAATAGCATTTGATCGGACGGACGAAGTTTTGGATTCATTGGATAGTTTTGGGCCATTGGATTTGAGAGATAAAGAAGGAAGGACACCGTTGCATTTGGCGGCAGGTAGAGGGAATATCAAGTGCGCTAGGGTATTGGTGGAATCCGGTGCAGATAAGGATGCTAAGAGCAAAGATGGCTGGACTGCACTGTATAGAGCAGCGGCAAATGGTGACCATAAGATGGTAGAGATGCTAATTGAGATGGGTTCTGACCCCACAATCGCAGATAATCATGGCCGTTCAGCTTTTGATGTTGCTCGGGACAAGGGACATCTAAATATAGTCACAAACTAGAGAATCCAGCTTCAAATAATTCAGACTACATTATTAAGAACCTTTCTTTATTGACGACGACGCCGGAGGAGATTCTGGAGACTCTGGAACGTGGAGAAGTAGTGCTAATGGCGGCCAGGCGAGGGAACTTGGAACACCTTGAATCATTACTAAAGAAAGGTGCAAACGAAAACTATAAAGATCAATATGGCTTCACAGCCTTGCGTGCAGCAGCTATCAAAGGGCACAAAGATATAGTATCAATGCTAGTTAAGTTAATAGATTGTTAactgttaaattaaaaatttttaattgaaatttatatatttctctATATTCATATGcacataaatcatcaataagGAACAGAGGTGGCAGATCCATCAGGTTAGCTACTCCAATAAGACATAATATCCCTGCATTCCTGCAAAATATGCAGTATGTTGTCCAAGGCTCCTTTGCTTTTCACTTTAATGTTTGTTTTGCAAGGGTAGATACATCCaacaattgaaattttaaacaatGGTGGACATGTTAGTATATTCTTAGCCTATCCAATTGTCTCCTAACTTACATGATAATCAAAAGATTCATTGCCCAGGTTAGAAAAGTGAACCATGTTGAAGAGCAAGCACGAACCTTTCATTTTATTCCTCTTCTAGAGGCAATATCAGAAGCATTTTGAAGCCATGACTGGTATATTTGGCCTGGAATCATGGTTTCTTCCTGATTCATTGTGCGAGTTGCATGTCTTCTTTTTTGCCATTTATTAAGCCCTTGACCCCATAGATCCTGTTTCAACCCCTCTTTCAAGATCAGATAAACTTTTATCGTCTTTTGTTANNNNNNNNNNNNNNNNNNNNNNNNNNNNNNNNNNNNNNNNNNNNNNNNNNNNNNNNNNNNNNNNNNNNNNNNNNNNNNNNNNNNNNNNNNNNNNNNNNNNNNNNNNNNNNNNNNNNNNNNNNNNNNNNNNNNNNNNNNNNNNNNNNNNNNNNNNNNNNNNNNNNNNNNNNNNNNNNNNNNNNNNNNNNNNNNNNNNNNNNNNNNNNNNNNNNNNNNNNNNNNNNNNNNNNNNNNNNNNNNNNNNNNNNNNNNNNNNNNNNNNNNNNNNNNNNNNNNNNNNNNNNNNNNNNNNNNNNNNNNNNNNNNNNNNNNNNNNNNNNNNNNNNNNNNNNNNNNNNNNNNNNNNNNNNNNNNNNNNNNNNNNNNNNNNNNNNNNNNNNNNNNNNNNNNNNNNNNNNNNNNNNNNNNNNNNNNNNNNNNNNNNNNNNNNNNNNNNNNNNNNNNNNNNNNNNNNNNNNNNNNNNNNNNNNNNNNNNNNNNNNNNNNNNNNNNNNNNNNNNNNNNNNNNNNNNNNNNNNNNNNNNNNNNNNNNNNNNNNNNNNNNNNNNNNNNNNNNNNNNNNNNNNNNNNNNNNNNNNNNNNNNNNNNNNNNNNNNNNNNNNNNNNNNNNNNNNNNNNNNNNNNNNNNNNNNNNNNNNNNNNNNNNNNNNNNNNNNNNNNNNNNNNNNNNNNNNNNNNNNNNNNNNNNNNNNNNNNNNNNNNNNNNNNNNNNNNNNNNNNNNNNNNNNNNNNNNNNNNNNNNNNNNNNNNNNNNNNNNNNNNNNNNNNNNNNNNNNNNNNNNNNNNNNNNNNNNNNNNNNNNNNNNNNNNNNNNNNNNNNNNNNNNNNNNNNNNNNNNNNNNNNNNNNNNNNNNNNNNNNNNNNNNNNNNNNNNNNNNNNNNNNNNNNNNNNNNNNNNNNNNNNNNNNNNNNNNNNNNNNNNNNNNNNNNNNNNNNNNNNNNNNNNNNNNNNNNNNNNNNNNNNNNNNNNNNNNNNNNNNNNNNNNNNNNNNNNNNNNNNNNNNNNNNNNNNNNNNNNNNNNNNNNNNNNNNNNNNNNNNNNNNNNNNNNNNNNNNNNNNNNNNNNNNNNNNNNNNNNNNNNNNNNNNNNNNNNNNNNNNNNNNNNNNNNNNNNNNNNNNNNNNNNNNNNNNNNNNNNNNNNNNNNNNNNNNNNNNNNNNNNNNNNNNNNNNNNNNNNNNNNNNNNNNNNNNNNNNNNNNNNNNNNNNNNNNNNNNNNNNNNNNNNNNNNNNNNNNNNNNNNNNNNNNNNNNNNNNNNNNNNNNNNNNNNNNNNNNNNNNNNNNNNNNNNNNNNNNNNNNNNNNNNNNNNNNNNNNNNNNNNNNNNNNNNNNNNNNNNNNNNNNNNNNNNNNNNNNNNNNNNNNNNNNNNNNNNNNNNNNNNNNNNNNNNNNNNNNNNNNNNNNNNNNNNNNNNNNNNNNNNNNNNNNNNNNNNNNNNNNNNNNNNNNNNNNNNNNNNNNNNNNNNNNNNNNNNNNNNNNNNNNNNNNNNNNNNNNNNNNNNNNNNNNNNNNNNNNNNNNNNNNNNNNNNNNNNNNNNNNNNNNNNNNNNNNNNNNNNNNNNNNNNNNNNNNNNNNNNNNNNNNNNNNNNNNNNNNNNNNNNNNNNNNNNNNNNNNNNNNNNNNNNNNNNNNNNNNNNNNNNNNNNNNNNNNNNNNNNNNNNNNNNNNNNNNNNNNNNNNNNNNNNNNNNNNNNNNNNNNNNNNNNNNNNNNNNNNNNNNNNNNNNNNNNNNNNNNNNNNNNNNNNNNNNNNNNNNNNNNNNNNNNNNNNNNNNNNNNNNNNNNNNNNNNNNNNNNNNNNNNNNNNNNNNNNNNNNNNNNNNNNNNNNNNNNNNNNNNNNNNNNNNNNNNNNNNNNNNNNNNNNNNNNNNNNNNNNNNNNNNNNNNNNNNNNNNNNNNNNNNNNNNNNNNNNNNNNNNNNNNNNNNNNNNNNNNNNNNNNNNNNNNNNNNNNNNNNNNNNNNNNNNNNNNNNNNNNNNNNNNNNNNNNNNNNNNNNNNNNNNNNNNNNNNNNNNNNNNNNNNNNNNNNNNNNNNNNNNNNNNNNNNNNNNNNNNNNNNNNNNNNNNNNNNNNNNNNNNNNNNNNNNNNNNNNNNNNNNNNNNNNNNNNNNNNNNNNNNNNNNNNNNNNNNNNNNNNNNNNNNNNNNNNNNNNNNNNNNNNNNNNNNNNNNNNNNNNNNNNNNNNNNNNNNNNNNNNNNNNNNNNNNNNNNNNNNNNNNNNNNNNNNNNNNNNNNNNNNNNNNNNNNNNNNNNNNNNNNNNNNNNNNNNNNNNNNNNNNNNNNNNNNNNNNNNNNNNNNNNNNNNNNNNNNNNNNNNNNNNNNNNNNNNNNNNNNNNNNNNNNNNNNNNNNNNNNNNNNNNNNNNNNNNNNNNNNNNNNNNNNNNNNNNNNNNNNNNNNNNNNNNNNNNNNNNNNNNNNNNNNNNNNNNNNNNNNNNNNNNNNNNNNNNNNNNNNNNNNNNNNNNNNNNNNNNNNNNNNNNNNNNNNNNNNNNNNNNNNNNNNNNNNNNNNNNNNNNNNNNNNNNNNNNNNNNNNNNNNNNNNNNNNNNNNNNNNNNNNNNNNNNNNNNNNNNNNNNNNNNNNNNNNNNN
Encoded proteins:
- the LOC122725043 gene encoding protein VAPYRIN-like codes for the protein MSFLFINHHNVQAISPFLTSPSPLMERPLIVVSDSEVRLDFMLNFKCRANVRLRSLSATTPIAFKTTNPSPILFPSFSLRPFPPNSSDLTNPDSLNSWFSSLPLWSTQDFKLKVAFVGPFLLRHAVSSGDVNSVKNIIKRQRSILSELSPREAESLLRVATELADPEGMVNLLLEAGLKIDARAKADDVGFHQMDAKWQSKGWCELHVAIAFDRTDEVLDSLDSFGPLDLRDKEGRTPLHLAAGRGNIKCARVLVESGADKDAKSKDGWTALYRAAANGDHKMVEMLIEMGSDPTIADNHGRSAFDVARDKGHLNIVTN